In the genome of Ziziphus jujuba cultivar Dongzao chromosome 10, ASM3175591v1, the window CAATTGTATCCTTTTTTCATTGATGAGATTTCTGCTTCTcagtatttaaataattttcacacACAATATTTTAGTCgttatttaataatttcaaggattatatactctttttttttttttggtacttatcctgaaaaataatcataaaaaaataataattaacactATTCAACAAAGGGACATGCAAATTACGTTGAAAGAAAACCAAAAGGCACATGGAATTGGAATGTgagtgaattaataaataatacgaCGCCGTATTCTATCAAAATGTGAGAAATTAAAACAGACCGTGTCGTTTTACCTTCTCCAGCCACATCGTGTGGGTACTGGTATTCGCTTTCTTTCACTTTTCTTCCTCTCGGCCTCTCTTCTGGTGTAGAGGTCTGAAAATGGCGGAAGCTTAATATTAGTAAATATTATAACCATATTATTAGTAGCTCATATTGTTTGCTAGGCCTTATCTTTCACTCTGCAATGCGCTCCAAAGACAGAATCTCCTACTTCTACGATGGTTCTCTTTTCTATTctccacaaatttcagtttctctttttttcctttttctttttcatttttttttcttttttcacttttcattttgtttctaTTATCTTTATTCATTTTGGGATTCCGAAAATCCCTTGTCCTGGTTCGATATTTCGGCTTTTCAATTTCCATTCTATGCGCTTCCTTGGCTACAAAGGAAACATTGACTGATTTTAAACTCTATTTACTTCTAATCTCTTTGTTAACATGGAGTAGAATTTTTGAGTTTCGTTATATTTTCTTcagagtttgatttttttttttttttctaaggcAACCAAGCAGGTTTAAACTCTAATTTCTTCTGATTTCTTTGTTATACGGAGTAGAATTTTTGAGTTTcgttatattttcttttagggtttgatttttttttttttttttttgtctaggCAACTAAAATGCGCTTAGGGCATTTGCAAGGTACTTACACTAAAAAATTATTGCAGGGGACGTGGGAAGCGTTTACTTTGGGCCTAACCATCCAATGAAGCCCCACCGACTGTGTATGACCCACCATCTCGTCCTCTCCTACGAGCTCCACAAAAAGATGGAAATCTATGTTCGTCCCTAATTTTGTAtttacttttttcttgttttctatgTGTTTTAAAGGTTTAAGTAGTtgctaaatatcaatttttttggggTTGTTTTGTGTAATATGATGCAGAGGCCTCACAAGGCATATCCGGTTGAGCTTGCTCAATTCCATTCAGCTGACTATGTTGAGTTCTTACATCGGATTACACCTGACACGCAGCATTTGTTCTCGAATGAATTGGCAAGATGTATGACTTTGTGTTTgcttatttcatttttcttctatgAGTACGGTATCTCAATATAAAGCACATTAATCTGACCCTTGAATCAACTGAAGACGTAGTGCCACAGATACTATTTCCAGATTCTTTGATATTGTTGAGATTTATTCCTTCATTTGCTCTCGTTGTACCAGATAACCTTGGAGAAGATTGTCCTGTTTTCGAGAACTTGTttgaattttgtcaaatttatgcTGGTGGAACAATAGgtaaatcatataataattctGTTTTTAGCATTTGGCTTGTTCTTTTGTGGCTACATCTGCTCATTGAAATTTTCTTGCAGATGCTGCACGCAGACTGAACAATCAACTTTGTGACATTGCTATAAACTGGGCTGGTGGACTACATCATGCCAAGAAATGCGAGGCATCTGGATTTTGTTATATCAATGACTTGGTCTTGGGAATCTTGGAGCTCCTAAAACATCATGCCCGTGTTTTATACATTGATATAGATGTTCATCATGGTGATGGTGTTGAAGAAGCCTTTTATTTTACTGACAGGTAAAACATTTTATTCACTACTCTTTTTTAGATATGAGGTATGCTAAAAGTTAGAATTGTTTGAGATTTGAAAAGAGAACTATTACCACCTGTAGCTCGCTATTAGAAAAATCAGCAGATTTGGCTTGATCAAGCTTGTATTGCAAGTCCAGTTTTTATTTGGGTGGATATGTGCTGAAAAGTCTAATGTGTCTGCTGGACAATGGTTACTGACAAAGTGTGTTGCATCTTTAATGTTAAATGTTACCACTCAAATTGTGTAGCTAGGCAGCTATTATTCAGACTTTTAACCATAGGTaggaaatattaataatttgcatTCATAGACGAGAAGCTTTGGATTCCTTCTAAATACAATGCTGTGGTTCGTAGCAACCTCTAGGTTAGGTCTTCTTTAATTCAGATCAAGAAAACTGTCCTTCACTTGTACGTAGTTTTTTTTCTCAGTCTAGGAACACTCCTtggatggaattttattttggttgtacCCAATACTATAAGTTGGACTAATATTTCAGTACTCATATGAAGTAAAATGATCAAAttctatttattgttttatgctCTCATTGAACTTTAATTGAATCTGCAAAGTTCAACATGACAGGGTAATGACTGTTAGTTTTCACAAGTTTGGAGATATGTTTTTTCCTGGAACTGGTGATGTAAAGGTGACTTTCTAATCTTCTAATAGGTTATAGTACCCAAAtaagaaaatttccattttgATTCTACATGGTATAGGCTATGCTTGGTTTGTAACtccaaatatattttgatattttagttttcaaaatttttaaccaAACTGCATATCTTTATCTATTGGACAATATGGTTAGAAAGAAATAGTAGGTTTTAGAAGTCAAGGTTCAACATGTGATTACTCTAATAGATAGAATTATATTCCCCTTCTCTAGGAAAAATATTCGTGGGATGCGATTTCAACCTGCTTTTGGAGTAATCACTGTAAACATGAGTTACTTGGACATAGAAAGTCCATTATCTTAGCCATACACACTTATTTCTATTTTCAGCTAATGTCTTTTACTTGGAAATGTCATGAAATTTGTTCAATTATAATGTCCTtttgtgaaaaaatatattgttttgttggaagcctatatttttttccccaccAACATTTTAAACTTTCGTCAGTTATAATAGGTCCCATAAGGAACTTATTATGGCTACAGTGTTTCTGTTTGATCGTTTAACTTTATGAGGACAGCCAGCTATATCTCTACTGTATTAGTATTTTCTCTAAGTGGCGCTTTCCTTTTTGGAATATATACTTATGTTTCCTACTTTATTGGTGCAAATGAAACGGAGAAGGTGATTTGGTATGCTTGCCCTGATTGTTCTCAGTGTTATAAGGTTTAATAGCTGCCCATTCATATGATAGATCCTTGAAGAATTTGCTTTATGAAAACTCATATATTCATTTTTGCTGGAACTATTGGTAAGGTGATTTATTGATAATCTTTATATAATGGAAATGATGATGTtacttattaatatatttgtaatGAAGGAAATAggagaaagagaaggaaaattttATGCTATTAATGTTCCACTCAAAGATGGAATAGACGACACTAGCTTCACTCGCCTGTTCAAAACTGTAAGTTCtggttaaattttaaaagcGTGCATGCTCAAggttgtaaattttaaaagtgtGCATGCTCAAGGTTAATGTCTTCATTTTAGCCTATGCTGTCTATTGTAAACCGTATCCTTGCCAATCCAATTTTGTAGATTATTTCCAAGGTTGTTGAAATTTATCAACCAGGTGTCATAGTTCTCCAATGTGGGGCAGATTCACTTGCTGGAGATCGCTTGGGCTGCTTCAATCTCTCCATTGACGGTGCATATCTccttgtaatttaaaattattttctttccctATTATACTATTGTCGAATGTATATTTTTGGTCGTATTGCTATAGTATGTTCATTACAATCACCTTTTTGTTACTGAAGTACTGATTTTGGCTAAATTATGCAATGTAAAGTATTTAATGCATGTAGTTTAATGTCCAAGTGAGTGTAAATGGAAGTTCTAATCCCTTAAATTTGGTGAAAATATGCTAAATGGGAAAGGGTGGGAAGACCATGCAAGTgctttttgtttgaaaattgacATTTTTCAAGTATTTACCATTTAGCATGAATGTCATTGGTAAATGTGCTAATCTTCCCATTCTATATTCAAGTCATAACTGTAACAGAAAGGAGTATTGCATTATTTGACAAAATGGAGGACTTAATTGGAACTAAAGAAATGAAAAGGTTGAAATTTTGCTCAAACTTACAATCCATAGCTGTAGCTTAGCCTTTTAGATCTTATTAGTGGTCTCGAACTAGATGCTGTTGTTCAGCTATAAATTGTAGAGTACGATAACTGTTGCCACGTTGATGCTTCATACAGGTCATGCTGAATGTGTTCGGTTTGTGAAGAAATTCAATTTGCCATTATTGGTATCTCTTCTATTTCGACTTATTATTCCATGTAGATCATCTGTTTCTTACATCTGGCATGGGTATGGGTTACTTAGAGATTATGTTTTGCCTGCAGGTTACTGGAGGTGGGGGATATACAAAAGAGAATGTTGCACGTTGTTGGACTCTTGAAACTGGAGTTCTTCTAGACACAGAACTTCCCAATGGTATGTTAAGGGAATTTTAAcgttatcttttaattttcataaaatatgatACGATAGTATTGATTTCTTTGTGGACTTGGTGAGATTGGTTATGGTATCACACTTATCCAACAATGTGAACATATAATTACGTATTTCTTCATTGACTTGGTGAGATAAGGTTTTCCTGAGATATTAATATGGTATAGAGTTGTGAGTTGTAGTTGGTGGTGTGATGTAGGACAGATAGGGCAGGaaggaaaatagaaagaaatagataggaatctagtatcacactagattgattttaggaatcactcccaaaaccctaggcatcacacctaagtttgttttgcatcacacaaaaccagagaaaataatctcataaaattcttgTAATATTCATTAACTGCTCCCAGAATTAAGAAACTGAAaacaataggaaacctaattaaataataaaatgctctaattaaaaataggaaactaaattaatctactaaaatccttgaagatcccaaataagcccatcttgtcctagatcatgccaaattaatgtttgggccttagaatttgtttttcctcttctctGATAAGTTTTCAGAGGTTGTTTCCATCTTGCATCAATTCCCCTTGGCTTAGAAAAACTCGACCCCGGCGAGTTGATGGCATGAAATTGATCATAGAGGTCTTGATTGAGTTTCTGAAATTCTTGGTCAGTGATCCATGTGCAATCTGAAAGTGGTCGGTCCTTCCACTTGATAAGATACCGTTGATATCCTCCACCTCTAGTTGATACTATTTGATGATCAAcaacatcttcaatttcctctttTAATCGaaatgtagatggtagacttgcTGCCTTGCTACCTCTTGCTGTATCATTTTCATGTCCCTCATAAGAACTTAGATCCTCAATATTGAAGACATTACTTATACCCATATCCTTTGGTAGATCAAGGACATAGGCATTTGAgctgattttctttaaaatcttaTATGGACCAACATTCCTTGAATGTAGCTTCTTATAAGTGCCCCTAGGAAAACGCTCAGGCCGTATCCGAACCATTACCATATCCCCTTCATTAAATTCAGCAAATTTTCTCTTCAAATCAGCATGTGCCTTGTAGCTTTCATTACTTAGAGCAAGTTTTCTGCAAATATCATCATGAATTTCTTGAATGTGTCTTCCAAAAGTTTCAGCTTCAGCACTTGGTCTTGCTGCCAAAGGTAAAGGAACCAAGTCAAGAGGCTTCCTAGGAAGCATCCCAgttacaatttcaaatggactGCGACCTGTGCTCCTATTTATGgagctattatatgcaaattctgcCATAGGAAGTATTTGATCCCAACTAGATATGTGATCTCCAACTAAACAGCGAAGTAAATCTCCCAAGCTTCGATTTACAACTTCTGTTTGACCATCTGATTGTGGATGAAAAGCAGAAGAGAACTTCAATTTAGTATTCATTGTCTTCCATAAGGTTCTCCAAAAATAACTCATGAACTTTACATCCCGATCTGAAACTATTGTCATAGGTAGTCCATGAAGACGAactatttctttgaaaaataatttagctaCATGAACAGCATCCATGGTCTTTGAACAGGCAATAAAGTGTgccatttttgaaaatctatcaACCACAACCATTATGCAATCATGCCCCCTTATTGTTTTAGgtaatcctaaaacaaaatccatgcTTAACTCTTTCCATGGCTCATGAGGTATGGGAAGAGGCATATACAAACCTGtattcttcttccttccttttGATAATTGACATATCCGACATCGAgaaattgttttgataacatctCTCTTCAAAGTTGGCCAATAGAATCGATCTTCAACCATGGCTATGGTTTTATCTCTTCCAAAATGACCAGCTGCCCCTCCACCATGTAATTTCCAAATCATTTGCTCACGTAATGATGTATTAGGCAAACAAAGTTTGGTTTCTTTAAAAAGATAACCATCATGTAGTGAAAAATTAGGGTATTCACCTAGCTGTCCTCTTGTTAAAGCTGCATGTATAAGGCTGAAATCCTTACAAGAAGGATAATCCCTTTTAAGAGATTCAAACCCCACAACTTGAATTGCCATAGAAGCTAAGATATACACAACTCTACTCAATGCATCAGCAACCTTGTTTTCTGCACCAGATTTGTGTTTGATAAGGAATGAGTATTCTTGCAAGAAAGAAATCCATTTCCCATGCCGATAATTCATCTTCTTTTGTGAGTTGATGTACTTGAGGGCTTCATGATCTGAAAATAGAATAAACTCCTTTGATATGAGATAATGACGCCAATATCGCAAAGCTTGAACCACCGCATAAAATTCTTTGTCATAAGTAGAATACTTTTGCTTAGCTTCATTGAATTTCTCACTGAAAAATGCAATTGGATGCCCTTCTTGACTAAGTATGCCACCAATTcccacattagatgcatcacatGCTACCTCAAAAACCTTTGAAAAATCTGGGAGTCGAAGAATTGGTGCTTCAGTCAATCTTTTCTTAACCTCTTCCAAAGCTTTTGTTGCAGTCTTGGTccaaagaaattgatttttcttcatACAATCAGTTATTGGAGCCATAATTGAGCTGAAATTCCGAATAAATCTTCGATAAAATGTAGCTAATCCATGAAAGCTTCGTACCTCTTGCAATGAGCTAGGAATTGGCCACTCTAGGATAGCTTTAATCTTCAAAGGATCCATTTCCAGCCCTCTTGATGAAACAACATAACCTAAGAATACCACTGATGAtgtcataaaacaacatttcttcaaatttatgtAGAGCTTCTCTTGTCGAAGAACTCTCATAACTTGCTGCAAATGTGAAAGATGGTCTTCCCTGCTCttgctatatatcaatatatcatcaaaatatactaccaaaaatttaccaaagaaTGGCTGTAGAATTTGATTCATAAACCTCATAAATGTACTTGGAGCATTTGAAAGACCAAATGGCATTACCAGCCATTCATAAAGACCATCCTTTGTTTTGAAAGCTGTTTTCCACTCATCTCCGGGCCTTAGacgaatttgatgatatccactttttagatccaattttgaaaatatacacGAACCAGCCATCATGTCCAACATGTCATCAAAGCGAGGGATAGGGAAGCGATATTGGATTGTAATCTTGTTAATCGCACGACTATCAACACACATTCGCCAACTCCCATCTTTCTTAGGTGTAAGCAAAGCCGGAACAGCAcaaggacttaaactctcacggaTAAATCCCTTGGACAGCAACTCCTCCACTTGCCTCTTAAGCTCCGCATGCTCGCTAGGGTTCATACGATATGCTGGAAGATTAGGGAATTGAGCTCCTGGTACAAAGTCTATGGCATGCTGAATGTTACGTAAAGGAGGTAATTCACTTGGAAATTCTTCCGGAACCAAATCTGAAAAATCAGACAACAACTTCTGAATCTCTACTGGAAACGTTTGCTTGCTGGTTGCTGTTTCCTTCTTTATTTCCTTTGCTAGAACAGCATATATAACTCCATTTTTCTTACTTTCTCGCTCAAAATTCTTCTTAGTGAGAATATGTAGAGACTTTTGTGGATTGTTAGAAACCTTACTTGGTTTTTCCACCTTATACTTATCCATCTCAGCTACCGTCATAGGCTTCAACACAACCTTCCTACCTTTGAACATGAAAGAGTAGGTATTTTCTCTCCCACAGTGAAACACATCTCTATCATACAGCCAAGGACGACCCAGAAGAAGATGTGTTACTTTCatcggaatcacatcacaccaAATTGAGTCATTGTAAACCCCACATGAAAAAGAAACTAGACAGCGTTGGGTTACCGGAATTGAAGTACTGTCAATCCATGCTACTTTATATGGATGTGGATGCGGTTCAATAGGAAGTTTTAATCGTCCTACCATAGATGCCGACACAACATTCATACTACTCCCACCATCAATGATAAGTTTTTGTGCTTGATTTTCACAACGAACCAACATTTGAAAAATAGAGGTGCGTTTCCaatcttccttctcatctttcggAATTGAAAGGATACGTCTAACAACAGCACTTAATGAAGTATctacttcatcttcttccaagTCATCAGGATTATAAACTCCATAGTTGAAATTGTCTTCATCTTCCTCTCTTTGTTGATCAGGTTCTTCATGATGTTCTACATCAAGATGTAGGTTTCTTTTAGGACAATTATATGCCATATGACCAGGCTGTCCACATTTGAAACATTGGTTGCCTTTTCCTCTAAGTTCAGAAGCATTAGGAACAGGTACCTTGACCTTCATAGGTTGTTTTGAAGGCTGATTTGTTACAACTCTGCTGCTGCGATTTATATTCAGTCTTTTGAAACTTCCAAGATACTCCTCCAAATCCAAAGAAACTTGAAAAGCTTGCTCTAAGCCGTAGATAGGTTGTCTTAGTAGCTCCCTCCTAATGTGGGACCTCAAACCAGATTTAAATCTTGCTAATGTTTGCCTTGGATCTTCAAGTAGTTGGCTTCGAGTCTTCAACTCATCAAACTTCTGCATATACTCAGCAACTGATAAATTACCTTGCTTCAAGTTGATTGCTTGTTCACATAATTTATCATAGTAATTGGTAGGCATGTATTTTTCCCTAAGCTTGGCTTTCATTTCTTGCCAAGTACCAATGGGTGGTGATCCCATTCTCCTTAAATCTCCTTCAACACCCATCCACCAAATTTTGGCAAGACCTACTAGCTTCATCTTAGCGAACCTTACTCTCCGATCATCATCCATATCATACCAatcaaaatattcttcaatGGAAGAAAGCCAATCAGCAAACTCAGTTGGATTTACTTTACCTTCGAAATCTGGTACTTCAATCTTTACCCTCTTTGTGATGTCATCAAACGTATTGTGACGTCCTTGTGTTGATTGCAATATATCTCTCACCCAATTAGGTGTCTGTTGGGCTGCAGGGAAAGGCACTGGAGCAATTGTCTTTGCTGGCAGCTTCTCTTGACTTTTATCCTCATTGGCTTCAGGATTCTCATCTTGTTCATTGTTAGTTGAAGAACTGCTAGGTTGAGATATTTGGGCTTCAATATTACTAACCCGAACATTAAGAGACTCCACTTGTTCGACCATACGAATAAATAATTCTTCAAATTGATTGTCAGTTATTCTTCCTCTAAAACTCTTTCCAGATCTTGTAGTCATGATTCTTTAATCCAAAGAAACAATCTGATCACCGACACTGTTCACGTCGGATTACTGTTCACGCTATGGGTTACTGTTCACGCCGAAGAGTTACTGTTGACGGAACTGTTTACGCGGCTAGGGTTGgaaccaggctctgataccaaactgATGTAGGACAGATAGGGCAGGaaggaaaatagaaagaaatagataggaatctagtatcacactagattgattttaggaatcactcccaaaaccctaggcatcacacctaagtttgttttgcatcacacaaaaccagagaaaataatctcataaaattcttgTAATATTCATTAACTGCTCCCAGAATTACAAAGAaccctatttatattaaaatc includes:
- the LOC107410510 gene encoding histone deacetylase 9 isoform X1, with the protein product MRSKDRISYFYDGDVGSVYFGPNHPMKPHRLCMTHHLVLSYELHKKMEIYRPHKAYPVELAQFHSADYVEFLHRITPDTQHLFSNELARYNLGEDCPVFENLFEFCQIYAGGTIDAARRLNNQLCDIAINWAGGLHHAKKCEASGFCYINDLVLGILELLKHHARVLYIDIDVHHGDGVEEAFYFTDRVMTVSFHKFGDMFFPGTGDVKEIGEREGKFYAINVPLKDGIDDTSFTRLFKTIISKVVEIYQPGVIVLQCGADSLAGDRLGCFNLSIDGHAECVRFVKKFNLPLLVTGGGGYTKENVARCWTLETGVLLDTELPNDIPENEYIKYFAPEFSLKIPNGHIENLNSKSYLSTIKVQVLENLRYIQHAPSVQMQEVPPDFYIPDFDEDEQNPDERVDQHTQDKHIQRDDEYYDGDNDNDQNMDDV
- the LOC107410510 gene encoding histone deacetylase 9 isoform X2 encodes the protein MKPHRLCMTHHLVLSYELHKKMEIYRPHKAYPVELAQFHSADYVEFLHRITPDTQHLFSNELARYNLGEDCPVFENLFEFCQIYAGGTIDAARRLNNQLCDIAINWAGGLHHAKKCEASGFCYINDLVLGILELLKHHARVLYIDIDVHHGDGVEEAFYFTDRVMTVSFHKFGDMFFPGTGDVKEIGEREGKFYAINVPLKDGIDDTSFTRLFKTIISKVVEIYQPGVIVLQCGADSLAGDRLGCFNLSIDGHAECVRFVKKFNLPLLVTGGGGYTKENVARCWTLETGVLLDTELPNDIPENEYIKYFAPEFSLKIPNGHIENLNSKSYLSTIKVQVLENLRYIQHAPSVQMQEVPPDFYIPDFDEDEQNPDERVDQHTQDKHIQRDDEYYDGDNDNDQNMDDV